A genomic region of Tamandua tetradactyla isolate mTamTet1 chromosome 2, mTamTet1.pri, whole genome shotgun sequence contains the following coding sequences:
- the SLC25A51 gene encoding mitochondrial nicotinamide adenine dinucleotide transporter SLC25A51 isoform X2, with protein sequence MGEKIEPDFSEERKELAATQYRALSALLRTQPPATEGLGAHSRRTVSMFSPLSFSSPASSTTKQRPLEQLRPRAPSSGCLSRPPGKMAPPGGRRPRATTAPACRARGGVTGASARCARGLREKGRLREQTLPGKVVAKGSESPGRLGWLLPAPGEDGGAELRPRPQPGSAATGALGRRNPHRSTAVTWANCRPLQASIFNPV encoded by the exons atgggggaaaaaatcGAGCCGGATTTCTCTGAGGAGAGGAAAGAGCTCGCGGCCACACAATACCGCGCCCTCAGCGCTCTGCTGAGAACACAGCCTCCAGCCACTGAGGGCCTCGGCGCCCACAGCCGGCGCACTGTTTCCATGTTCTCCCCCCTTTCTTTCTCCTCGCCGGCGTCATCCACCACAAAGCAGCGGCCCCTTGAGCAGCTCCGTCCTCGCGCGCCGTCTTCGGGGTGTTTGTCGCGGCCGCCAGGCAAGATGGCGCCCCCCGGGGGAAGGAGGCCCCGCGCGACGACGGCCCCCGCCTGCCGGGCCCGAGGTGGAGTCACAGGAGCATCTGCCCGATGCGCTCGCGGGCTCCGGGAGAAAGGCAGGCTCAGGGAGCAGACGCTGCCCGGGAAAGTTGTGGCAAAAGGCTCTGAGTCTCCAGGGCGGCTGGGCTGGCTGCTGCCCGCGCCCGGAGAGGACGGGGGAGCGGAGTTGCGGCCTCGCCCCCAGCCGGGCTCCGCAGCCACGGGGGCCCTCGGCAGGCGCAACCCCCACCGCAGCACAG CTGTGACCTGGGCAAACTGCAGACCTCTCCAAGCTTCCATTTTCAACCCTGTATAA